Genomic DNA from Prunus persica cultivar Lovell chromosome G1, Prunus_persica_NCBIv2, whole genome shotgun sequence:
ATTGATTCTGTGAATCTTGGGAGTCTATCTTCTTTAAGCCAGTTAAGGCTTCAAAACAATCATTTCCATACCCTTCCAAGCCTGAGTGGCCTTCCCAAGCTTGAAGCTCTGTATTTGGATCATTGCACAAATCTTGGTTTAATCAAAGATTTACCAACAAGTTTGGAACTTCTATGCGCCAGTCATTGCACTGCATTGGAAAGAATGCCAAATTTTTCAGAAATGTCACCGGAATATGTGGAAATAAATAATTGCCCCAAACTCATTGAGTTTCCTGGCTTGCATAAGGCGTTAAACTCGGGCATGTCATTGTCGATGAAAACACGCAATAATATCAGTGATATCCTTCTTGAGGAGAGCATGCtacaggtctctctctctctctctctctctctctctctctctctctctctctgtctgaagcaccacacatatatattaagtAATTCCTTTAGAAGTGCTTCTTCAGTAAGAATTTGCAGCACTTATACATTTATTGCTTATGCAAAATATGCGTTATACTTATGGCTTAAGCAAATCTTCCTCAACATGGTATAGGGATGGAATGGGAGAGCTGAACTTGATCTAGCTGGAAGTGATATTCCCAAGTGGTTCAAGCATGTTGGGGAAGGTGGccaagttcattttgaagtgCCTCTTGGTTGTAGTCCAACATCGTTGGCTATGTGCAAGGTTTATTCTTCTTGTGATAAAAAATCCGATTATCCTGCTTCTTTTTGTGTTATTAATCATACCAAGCGGGCTAGTTTTATAGCCAGATCGGATTACTTCCTCGAAACTTTCGGTGAAGATTTTCTTTGGGTTGGACATTTATCAAACTATGAGTTGAATTTGGAAGGGGGCGATTCCGTCCATGTTGTTGCAGAAATTCCAGGATTCAATTTCAGGGTGAAGAAAATAGGGATCCGTCTAGTCTATGACAAATTTATCAATGAAAAGTCATTTGACGGCATACAATTCTTCGTCCCATACTTGCAGGGCAAAAGAAGAATTTCAaccgatgatgatgatgaaggtgatgatgatggtgatgatgatgatgatgaaagtgatgatgatgatgatgatgatgatgatgatgaggccGGACCAAGCCATCACACCTCCAAAAAAATGAGGCTTGATCCTAGCATTGGACCGAAGTAAAATGAACGAgcagcaaaagcaaaaaagattGGTAGCTGCTATCCCAGCAGCTACTGTGGCTGGATTGGTAGCATGCGGGCCTTGGTGTTTCTTTTACACATTGTGGTTCTGTTTGAACTTCCTTGTTACACTGGTGTGCtgttttggaaaagaaaaagaaagaaagaaactggACTGATCAGATTGATAGCAAATATCCAGAGTCCTTAATTCGAACTTTGCTGCAACCCTTCTTCTTATTTGGATTGGGACTTTTCATGTGAAAGCCTGTATTGTAAAAGTATCCAGAGTTCCCTTCAGTTGAGGGATCCTCAAACACTATTTGAGGGCGCTCAGCCATTGGATTAGTTTTAATGAAATCTTACGACTCTGATTGTTTCAATCTTTTAACCCGTTCCAATCACCCAAGCTGAAGAGGAAGACCCACCATCGCGAAATTTCTATCCGAAACAGGTATGGGTTCTGTTTTAGATGATGACTTGGAGGAAgaggggattttttttttttctcttgaggCATGAAACGTGTTATTTGCTTCGTCTGTTTAACTCTACTTGGCTGAATACTTGTGCTGGAATGGAATGAAAAACAACATACAATTGCAAGCACATCCCTTTTATACGGAGATTACAACACCAAAGGCTTGATAGCATTAAATGCTATggtaaagaaaaatgaaatattgcTGCAGCCAAAGTTCAAAGACTTTCGTtttcagccgttggattgtgGTTCTGCAGAGACCACTAGAATATGGTGTAATGTAGTACTGGAGTGCTtgcaataaaaagaaatcacaGCTTCGgtttatgttgtttttcagCTGATCATATGTGAATTATCTTGATTGATGATTATGTATGTTTATTAAAATTTGAGCTCTCTTGTATGAAAAAATAGGGCAGTGTGGATTCTCACTCTTGTTGGGTCAAATTATCACTTCCCTACTCTTGTGGCAATATTGCGTTCAGACTTTGCTTTGTGTTGCAATGTACCACTTGATATTGAAGGCTTAATGTTCCGACGACTTGACTAATTTTCTGTTcaaacaaatccaaaacaGCTTGATGTGCGATCCTCATGCGGATTATAAAAAGACCTCCACTTTTGATACCAATTATAAAAACCACATGGGCAAAGACTTCCaaagtaaatttaaaaaaaaaataaacaaacaaacaaacaaatcttCACACTTCCAGCCCTTGATATTTGGGCAATAATTGTTTCTTTACGAATGTATATACATTGATTACATGGTGCTGGAACGTGTTGACTTGCACAGCTTGTCCGATCAAGGCATCTATCTCGATACACTTCTGTATATAATCATTAGATAGCCTTAAATATCATTATGTGATAGAGGCAAAGAAATGAACAAGCAACCAATGGCTGCTAGGAAAAGAGATGACGCCTCCTCCTCTACATTcccatcctcctcctcctccttaaAACATTGGAGGTATTGACAGAACTTGTCCCGAATTCTTCGGAATTCGAGACGAATCTtgtgaaaatttcaacatcacaccgaaaaaaaaatattataaacttaattggtattaaatttaatatatatatattatggatTTTTGAAGTAGGTAGCAAATTGACCCCCTGTTGATAATTGAGTGTCATTTgatgcaaaaaagaaaaaaaggttaattgttttattagttCTTGAACTTtgacccgatttgcatttgagtatctcaatttccaaaatggtttcagcggtcctttaactttagtttcatTTGGACAAATGGTCTTGTCGTCaaatttgttaactttttctgttaaatgcaagggcaaaatggtttttttatattcaaacaaaaaaaaatgaataaaaaattatatctttaaaataataatgaaaatcaaataaaaaaccaaccaaaaaaaaaaggaaaattcaagTTTTAGGAGAGGAGAAATCGGGATAGACGGGGaaagagagagtttaattttaatttattagttttttaaattttgtattcATATTTAATCAATTCttatacaaaaataccattttgtccTTGTacttaacagaaaagttaacaaaattgacggcatgACCATTTATCTTAatgaaactaaagttaaaggaccacgaaaatcattttgaaaattgaggtattcaaatgcaaatcgggtctaaattcagggactaataaaacgattaattcaaagaaaaaatactCACCTATGATGGGGATGGCACGTTTTTACTATTCCCGGCCAATAACACAACGAcaagtgaaaaaattatccTACGTGCCACTACATTATTAACCGAGATAGCAAAAAGCTATATCCCCATTACATGAGAGTTTCTCTTCATTTGATGGTCTAGGACCATACATCAATTTTTGATTTCTTAATCTctttttttgatgaattatttgtctatatatatatatatatattccctTTCTATTGagaaatttctcaaataattttatttaaggacCCTTTAGAGTTCtctacgattttttttttttcaacaatccaaactgtctattttttaagtctacattcatagatcatctttgcaaaaaactatacaaatcggaaaccgatTCGACATCAAATTGAGgcctacaaaatcaattaacaCGATACTTTAataaagtactaaaatttcaataattcaattgagtggtcaaatgatatcgaatTCAAGTGATCCTTAAATGAATACCTACAAAATAGACTGtttgaattagtgaaatacaataaaGAATGAACTCTACAAAAGTATTCcttaaataaacttatttaaagaatatctcaattgaaatttcttgtgtgtgtatatatatatagatgcaaTACAAGAACACAAGATATTTCCCATATATGATTACCTCCACTATTCTAatgatttttttccttccccaTATTCTCACATTCTTGTACCTTGACTAACTTTTGCAAAGAATACAATGAGTGTTTATACACTAGAATCCATTCaacattaaataataaaaataacccACTTGGATAAGAATAGCACAGAGAATCAGAATCAAGGAATTATCCACCAAAACCCATCTGGAAACAGAAGAATTAACAATCTTTTAATCTACACATAAAGTATAAACTCCCTTTCACCAAATAAATAagtttatatttcttttttaagaaaaCGAGAGCTGGAGCATTCTTCTTGTCAAATTGCTCATGAATAAGATATGCCAAAACTGCAAGCTTTGAATAAAATAGTTATATCGATGCAGATCCCATCACAAACGCAGCAAAGCTTATCTAAATTTGCCCAATTGCACTTCATAATTGAGCTTATATAATACTCAACTTGACACTAACCTATTGCCATTATCTTCATCTTGTCATCTTTCTTGGTAAAACAAAGCAGCAAGTTAGCAACATGTTGCTCGGAGAACTCAATCACAACACTTAATGATATTTTAGTCTTTTGCTACTCTTTCTATTCAGAGatcaacataaaaaattttaataaaaaattataccaAATCTCTTACACAAAGGCTTCGAATAAAATATCGACCGCAACAGCAGCGCATATATGGTATTATAATTGAGCTATGAAACGAGCATTCAACGTAACGCTAACATAATGACACTATCTTTATCCTGGTTCTTGTAACCTTTCTTGGTAGCCAAAGCACTATTTGTTACTCAAAAGGTTCAAACACAACATCCATGTCaagtgtttttaatttttaactatCAATTCAAGACCAGCAGAACAAAAGAGACCCAATAATTTACACTCAAACAATCCCTCCatacacaaaaaacaaagtcaATTATCATATACcaccaacaaaaccaaaaaggttTCCAAATTCAAGACTAGTCATTTTTATAACTGAACTATACACAACCATATAAAAACAATGATTTAAAGAAATACAACAAaaagatttttatttcatatattctttccTTATGCTTTACTCCACCACCATTCTGATGACATATTTTCTCATATTATTCCCTTCTATCTTGACCAACTTTTGGAGGCAGATGCCCAATGAGCATTAGAAAGATTGTTTTTTCGGTTGAAAGCATTAGAAAGCCTGTTTATGCGCCAAAACCCATTCTCTATAGAATAAttaacataataataataataatagtctACTTCAATAATCATGGCTGAAAGAATCAAGGGATCGTCTAACAAAACCAGGCTGGAAAAGAAGAATCAACAACAATTATTTAATCTATATAAAGTATAAATAGCGGCATTTGATTGCAACAGAcatttcattaaataaaaaagttcaaaaaagaGGAGGCTCATTTGATTGCAATAGGCATTTCCTCATGAATAGATGCCAAAGCAGCGACATGTTACTCGTTTTTACTCTTTTACTACTTGCAACCCAATCCAAAGaccaacataaaaaaatagacCAAATAATTTCCACCACACCCGCAGATTAATACTGAATAGATACCAAAAGTCACAaggttttgaataaaatactTGTATCGATGCAGGGATCAACTTTCTGGATAACCAAAGCAGCTACATATCAGGCCCAAATGTTAACATATTGCCAATATCTTTATCTTGGTTCTTGTCACTTGTCTGGGTAACCAAAACAGTAAAATATTACTCAGAGGGTTCAATCACAGCATCTATGTCAATTAGTTTTTTACTACTATCAattcaaaaccaacaaaacaaaagagaccCAATAATTTGCACAAAAACAATTCCTCAAATACACAAGAAATAATGTCCATTGTCTTACCACCACACAACCAGAAATATCCACCACAATCCATATAATTAaattcttcattcttcttaTTTAAACTATAAAACCatatagaaacaaaaattaaaaaacattatctatgaatttatttgtttatatttgtcaCATGGCAGAGGCCTGGGAAGCCATGGAAACAACAACCTTACCGTCTTGAATTTGATTCAACGCACCAACACCACCTTGTCTTCCGTCTACTGCCACCGGGGCCACCGTTTGATATGAGGAAACGACACCTCCAGCTGTTGTGTAGTACACCTGCCTCCCAACCGCTTCGTATCCAACCTGTGCAAACCCTTCACTATAAGCTCCAACCTTTGCCTGCTGAGCCTGCTGTGCTTGTTGAGCGTGCTGTACTTGCTGAGCTTGCTGAGCTTGCTGAGCTTGCTGTACTTGCTGAGCTTGCTGCACTTGCTGAGCTTGCTGCACTTGCTGTACTTGCTGAGCTTGCTGTGCTGCCACTGCAGTATTGTATGCCTGAGCGTCCCGGTACACCTCCGGTACCATCCTCTGCGGTACTCCATAGTACGCCTGACCAACCGGTCCAGTCGCGGGTCTATGAGCCGGCGCCTGGTACACACCGGTCGGCGTTGAAATGAGGTAAACTGGCTGCTCCGGTCCAGACTGACCAGCCGCCACCGGATAACCCCCAGTGTTCATGTGCCTCTCCGGCATATAGGCAGTAGGCATTTGCACAGGTGTCGGCATTGCCACCGGAGAAGATCCTTGCACTGGTGCTAGGTTTTCTGGAAGTTTCTGAGAGTAGTAATCGGGGGTATAAGCCCTAGGATTTCCGATTTCATCGCTTTTCCGATGATAGATCGTCGTCGGCTCATGACCAGCGGCGATTTGCATCCTCTGCAACTCCTGGATCTGCCTCTGAATCTCCACCTGAGACATCACCTGTTCTCCGACCACCTGCCGATCCTCCGATCCAACCAGAGGGCTTTTCACAAGCGAATCGGGAACCGTCGGAGGAGTAACCGTTTCGGGAAATTTCTGAACCGGTACAGCCGAGTACCCCTTATCGAACCCGAACAAGAAATCCGGGTTCGCCGGCGACGCCGTGACCGGAGCCGTCGGAGAAGAACCATCGGGAGAGCCAATCTGAACCGAATTCAGAGCGTCGACGAACCACTGCCGCTCCGACTTACTCTCGTTGGAGCCGAAGCTAGCGGAAGGGTTGTTGCCGAGAGGGAAGAGGAAAAGCCTGAGCCTTGCGGGTTTAGCGGAAGCGCGGTAGAGGCGGTCGTACTCGATCATCATGTGTTCGAGGTCCTCGTCGTTCGTGACGGATATGAGGGCGTCGAGATCTTCGCCGGGGAGCTGGTACTTGAAGCAGACGACGTCGTTGGGTGTGTCGCAGAGGGAGGCGAGCTTGGAGGCGAAAGCGGAGAGCTTGATGTTGCGATCTACGGCGAGGATTTTGGTGTCGCCGCCAACGTAGGCGAGCTGGTGGTCATGCGGGCGGGGCTGGATTTTGCCCCCGTAGCTGCACATGAACTTGACCTTGTAGGTGGACGTGGCGGACGGTGGTTGGTCGTCGGCCCAGGAGGCAGTTTCGCAGTCGATTTCGCGGGAGCGAGGAGAGGACTCGCGGGAGTCCGGGTAGGAGTAGTTCTCCATTGGAgaaaaggaggaggaagacGACGAGGAGTGAAGATTAGGGTTGGAATTTGGGAGCCATGGGAAATGACCAGGGTTTTGGTGATCTTGGATTCGGTGGGAGATGggagaaaatggaaatattttGGGTGTGATTTTGGTTTTACACGAAAATGTTTAGTCGGgtgggatttttttatatttatttatttataatgctTTGGCATCAGTTTCTAAACTTTCTAGAAGGAAAATTCTCTCcaaccacccaaaaaaaaaagggaaaattctctggattattttttatttttaaggctAAATGATGATTTATGCTCTAAatttatacttaattttcaATGGACTCCTTTctgttttttaagaaaattaaggatattaACTTTATTTTTACAACAATCTCCCACGTTGTCtaaatcatcaaaattttatttaatttgccGTTAAATATAAGGATAAATTGGTAATTTTatacattaaaaattataaaattaaaataataataacaataaagttttttattttaaaacaagtgaaaaaaaaacccctcccttcttctctctttctgcaCTGTCTCTCGGCGTCATTACCCATGGTCCACCCCACCCTGTCGTCGCCGCCGCCCACTCAACCTCTCATCTTAAACCAATTTGCATTAGTTCACAACCCCTGCAAAGCAAATTctaatttgttgttgtttgggTTTTACAAAATTGCataaatcaaaaggaaaaaataaataaagataaggAAAAGGGGTGACATTATGAAATCATGTCTTTTATGATTAAATGAAATCATGGAAACTTTTAATGGATAATCAAGGAAGACTAAGGATCAATCAATAGACGTTTTTCTGTTTGACAAGTGGTGGACAAAATTTCATTAGTTTAGGTTAGATTAAAATAGAATACCGTCTGTATCAAAAAGATAATGggcaaaataattttttatgcaaTATTGCTTTTCTAGAAGCACTTTATAGGcacattaaattttattaaattcagaCAATAGGTATAGCCTAGTTGAATAAGGGTCTTAACTTGCACACCATAAGtctcaaatttgaatccaCACTACATCAtagttttgtgtgtgtgtgtgtgagaaaccccctctcatgtagtttagattatcacttgtactcaaaaaataaatttattatgttcAAGTGTTTATATACTATGCAGAGGTGTCAAACAATTCCGACAAACATTTAGAGTAGGCCCATTTAATAAATGGATCAAGTCGGGTTCATCCatgaataaaaattattaagttAGGTTGGGCCCACAACCCTAGCATATATTGGACTGGGTCGAGCTCGTGTTGAGCCACTAAACGAGCATATATAAGCCCACGCCAAGGTCGACTTatgtatttcattttattattatttatttttacaattttatttcaatttttttttacaattatgTATATACTAACAAGATTTATTAATTGTTGAAAAAAGAGGTCTATGCCTTAATTTGAAGtatatttaaatagaaaagtgctagactattgttgaggtttaaaaaaattctatattttttctcaaaaaaaaaaaatatatatatatatatgtattatttttttctcaaataaatataatttaataatttaaatttaaatgagtCGGCCTGTTGGGAAAATTGAGCCCATTCAATAATCCGTAGACTACTGGGCCAATTTTAAACGGCCTGTTGGATACCTCTAGTCATAGGTATGAATCAAAACTCAGCGGACAACTTCTTGTCTCATTTGTTGGATCAaattatgcatatatatgggggcccaaattataaaaatatctcatatgaaatggactttagaaacacaccaaaagctcatttacaacataacaaaaaagcttttaacttcttataaattacaaaactgacatcaatttcttaaaacaagcccaaccccaaaatctcataaaaatacccaaaactcttaatagggcatcaaagtaatttaataattaatattaaattcaataaggccagctgtcattttttgagtttttttttgggtttgtttatagaaattcaattgtgtagggtttatttataatattagtgctagaaatgagtatatcactaaatatctctatatGGAAAGCCCAATAAATCAATAACTAGAAGAGCTTTCTCAATAACTATTCCAATATGTGCATAAAATCCACAAGCATATTTCTCTTAGGCCCCGTTTGATTCATGGGAAATGAGACTTAAGGATGGGAAAGTATGGGGAAAGTGAAATCATTCTctgaatttgggttttgttttccctcctcatgggaaagtttgggaaaatgaagcaacattaaatacacatttttcatgaccattttgtccccattaacaatttagaattacaatatatcattaaatgcattctcttttttatttaatataatatgggtataattgaaaatttatacaaactttgttttccattcatactcaaaacaaacatgggaaatgaaataaagtgtTATCTCTCGATTACTTTCTCAACATTATCAAACGTGGGAAATGACATGAGAAATGATTTCTCCTTAAATTCATTCCGTGAACCAAATGGGGCCTTAGTTTATCCAATGCTATGTTCCATGTAATTTGATCTCTTCCATGCAACTAACAATGAGACTCTTCTAGTCGGACCTGCCCAAAGATAGAGGTTGTGTTACGTCGGGCCTTAATTAATCGGGTCGGACTCATGTCATACTCTTTGGTTGtcaaatattttcaaaaaacgCTTTTAGTCATTTTAGAAGGAATATACTGTCGAATACTACCATGATTTGTCACGCTTGTCGAATTCAACATCCTCAATTATGTTTTCAATCAATTGAGCCTTCGTACTAAATTTAATCGCCAATTTAGCTATTGCCTTTAGTTTTTAGCCAATTTCATCCAAATCAGTCAAAAAGGTAACATGAACAACTGAAGGAATCGACTTGTGTATTCCACTGAAATTTTAATGGATTTTAAAGAGTTATAAACTTATGCAAAGTCAATGGATTTTAATGGAGTTTGTTAAACTTTTATCATAAAATGAATTTGAATAtacttttgtaaattcttttggattttctagtgatttattttcttacaCTTGATGTGGGTATTAGTGAAAGTTGAGGCCAATGTTGGGTCAAAAATAGCTAAACTTGATCATATTAtgtgaagaggaaaaaaaattaaatcaaaatctCAATTAAATATAGCATCTAGGTCGCAAATTTAACACAAAAAAACCTTGGGAATTAAGCGACTTTAGCATCGACTTAAACTTCAATTCAGTTTGACTTTAGGAGTTCCTTGATATTTGGATTATACGAATTGAAAGCATGAACACATATTTTagtaaagaaaatataagttTAACTCAAGAAAATCTTTAATAATTACATGTTTCATGTTTAGATGGGCCAACCCAGCACCATGTTCTCATGGGCGGGTCTTCCAGGCCCCGCCTGGGACATGGACGATTTCGTCCGTTAAACTCAGAAACGACTTCCACTCACTCCGAAGAAGCTCATCGATCGAAccacaaagagaaaaacatagaGTCCGTACAGCAATGGTGAAAGCAGTGGTCGGAGAAGAAACCCAGCTCAAGTTAGCTGAGGATCGCCTCGAGCAATCCTCTACGCCTGCccaggttctctctctctctctctctctctctctcacaaagagagaaacatgGCTGATTCTGAGTTTTACGGTTTTTGTTTGCTATGCAAGTTCAGGTGGGTCTTCTCATAGGCAAGCTCAGCTCTTCTCTAGACCGAGGCTTCGTCTTCGATATCGTCCCAACCCCACTAAACGACGCCGGAGCGCCTGCTTGTTCCCTTGTCGAGCCCACCAAGGACGACAAGAGAAAGGGAACCAAGCCCAAATCTCAGTCCTCCgattcctcttctctctccattGACAAGGATTGGGTCGCAGAACATGCTCGCCAGGTCAATTACATATAAAAATGTTCctatatatgcatatttatatttgtatattcCTACTTTATATTGTTTGTATCTATAAAATCGAATTTTGATATGGTTTCTGGGTCTTGTTCATTGTGCTTGTGTATGcattttatgatattttagGTGTCTAGAATGTTAGTGGGTGGCATGAAGGTGGTTGGCATTTACATCTGGGCAAGTGAAAGTGCATTTAAGAATTCCAACATTACGCTTTGCCAGGTACTCTTTTGGCCCTGAATTGGATTAATCTTGTTTGGTATATCCATGTTTTTTAGCAgagtttgattttgattgcTGTATAGCATGCTATTTTGGGACTGTGGCTTTATGAGCTTGCTTGTGTCGAGAAGGATGGATAGCTTTAAGCGGGCAGTGCTCCGCTTAGTGACAGAGAAAATatatagaaaggaaaaaaaataagagataAATTGGTAAATGCAGGATATCCATTTTTAGCTTTTGACTGCTGGATTTTGATACATTCTATAAGGCCTATCAAATCATGAAATTAGGTCTAATACGACCATTGGCTTTAGTTGATGCGCCCTTTTCACTTTAAAAAACCTAATATAATATAGCCCTCATGGCCATGttaatttgcattaaccaaggagAACCTGGTCAGGTTCTCTGTAATGAAACTTTATAATTATCATAAATCTAACAGAAAAAGTATTCTTGGCTAGTTTACTTGCAAAGAATGGGTCAGCTATGAAAATATGGGACTGATTATGTTCATTTTAAACTTTAAAGTTATCCTATGCGTATACTGGGAAAAAATGACTTTTAATACATATTAATGGAAAAGGCCTCTTGCAGACTGTAATGGGAGTTGCCAAAGCAGCGCCCCTCTCAGAGAA
This window encodes:
- the LOC18788640 gene encoding uncharacterized protein LOC18788640, which gives rise to MENYSYPDSRESSPRSREIDCETASWADDQPPSATSTYKVKFMCSYGGKIQPRPHDHQLAYVGGDTKILAVDRNIKLSAFASKLASLCDTPNDVVCFKYQLPGEDLDALISVTNDEDLEHMMIEYDRLYRASAKPARLRLFLFPLGNNPSASFGSNESKSERQWFVDALNSVQIGSPDGSSPTAPVTASPANPDFLFGFDKGYSAVPVQKFPETVTPPTVPDSLVKSPLVGSEDRQVVGEQVMSQVEIQRQIQELQRMQIAAGHEPTTIYHRKSDEIGNPRAYTPDYYSQKLPENLAPVQGSSPVAMPTPVQMPTAYMPERHMNTGGYPVAAGQSGPEQPVYLISTPTGVYQAPAHRPATGPVGQAYYGVPQRMVPEVYRDAQAYNTAVAAQQAQQVQQVQQAQQVQQAQQVQQAQQAQQAQQVQHAQQAQQAQQAKVGAYSEGFAQVGYEAVGRQVYYTTAGGVVSSYQTVAPVAVDGRQGGVGALNQIQDDK